Below is a genomic region from Desulfobacter sp..
ACAAGGCTTTTTCAACGGCATTCACCCCGTTCCAAGGGGTTGTGGAATGAGCGCTTTTTCCTGTTAAATTGATAAATCCATAGATCCCCCCGGTAACGCCGACAGCCATTGTAAGGCTTGTGGGTTCGGGAATAATGCATGCATCTGCCTTAATACCCTCGGCCTAGAGCGCCAGGGTGCCGTTACCCGGACCCTCTTCTTCAATGACGCCGGTGATCAGGAGATCCCCTTTTAACCGGATTCCCAGATCCAAAATCGTTTTTACGGCAAAAAGAGCGGAGGCAGCTCCGCCTTTCATATCACAAGCCCCTCTTCCGTATATAGAATCTCCTTTTATGGTTCCCTTCCAGGATCAACACCCCAGTCATCAGCCGAGGCATCCACAACGTCGAGATGGAAATTTATCATCAGGCTTTTACCATTGCCGGTCCCCTTGAGTGTCCCTAAGATATTCGGCCGGTCTTTGTAGGGAAAATGCCAGCGGAAAAATGCATCTTTATGGGATTTTTCCATGGCATCCGGATCAATTTCAAAGGACTGAACTTTGAAATGGGTTCTGTTGCAAAAAATTATTAATGTCTGATACAAGTCCGTTTTGGCACTAATTTGTTTGCAGAGAGATAGTATGAAAAATGAAAACCCTTTCAAGTGGCGTCATTATGAAAAAGAAATCATCCTGTTGAATGTTCGCTGGTATCTGAGATATCAACTGAGTTACAGGAATCTGGAAGAGATGATGCAAGAACGGGGCTTGTCTGTGGATCACAGTACCATTTACC
It encodes:
- a CDS encoding M20/M25/M40 family metallo-hydrolase, translating into MKGDSIYGRGACDMKGGAASALFAVKTILDLGIRLKGDLLITGVIEEEGPGNGTLAL